The DNA window GGAGGAATTGGAAAGGAAGATGATGAGGTTTTTCGCACATGGTGGATGGAGGTTATAAGGGGGTTGAATAGAAGATCTATACTCGGATGAGGAGTAGTTTAGTAGCAACCCTGCTATGGACTTCTTTGTACTCATTTTTCCAATGAATGCAATCCTATCTTAGTTAAAAAGATCAGATATAATTagtatgtattattattaaatttgtcttaaattttttaaaaatcgagttattaagaagatatttaatacaaattgaaaatttatgaaataaaatttaaacaaaataaaatgtagaaatttttttaaaattttttagaaatttcaaGAATAAGAAGCACAAATATAttgtgattaatttttttatacacgtaatatttttgtttatataaaacCCTGAAGGTTGTGGTAGACTTAGAGAAGGGAGATTGAATCTATGCCTTTTTCTTCAGTTGTTGTTATGATCcttttaaaataaacttttgattcagattctgtttgtactcaacaatgaaaatttatgagacaatttatttttgtctcatgaatatcagaaaatagaacacagcaaaaaagagaaaagctaacaccagcatgtatcctggttcggttgccttgtgctatgcaacctacgtccagtctcTTCCACAATAATGGaggaattttcactatagttaaaagtattacatacaccaatttcacaggattgacccaatcctttcacactcaagttctaacctaacttgacattggctatgctaatacctaactcttcactcttagtgctaacccaactaagaaagggataccttacaggtacaagatacaagacaattaatcaacctaaagaaatcagaaaataactctagccttttctctcaagtgtatcactcaacctttttttcactcatggcttttacttgagctctctcgatatgccttttctctcaagaaattacagaaagataaacatagaaaagtacattacaatctgtaaaaacataaaggagattgacttcatcaacaacTTCTTTGCTATGTAATAAACCAGATTTGCAAACCTCAAATTCAGTTCTTCATtattggccgaatgcttctttgaaaaaaagcattatccaagtataGGAACTTCTTTTCAGAACAATACTCACcaaactctggttttctctccttaccTTTGAATGAACAGAAAACttctttttatctccttgcatgttgcttggtTGCTCTTCCAAGGTCAACTTCTTGAGTCTGGAGTTTTACCAACTCACTATCtcacttttttttcattaatcCTCACAATGGAAGTCAGAAGAAATGATTTTTTCAATGGTAAACCCAGATCTTGACCATTAAAACagaacttggtccccaagtatcACTTGTGACCGTAGATACACAGTAGTGAGAAACAGAAATTCTCTTTTCCATATAGCTCAAAACGGAGTGGTAGAGAGTTGAAGATTAAGAGAAGAAAGTGTGatgcatgaaaaagaaaatgtgttacctttaacctaagcttgatttggtttgaactTGCTGATTTGACATTTGTTTTTTAAGCttaatctctctctttcttgcttctttggtaaTTAACTCAGGGAAGaagttctctctctctttctcacttttctAAATTCTGTGATTTGACTGAGATAGAGAAAGAGAACGTTGAGTTAGTGAAAGCAATTGAGAGGAAATTTGCTTCTGACTATCAACTCGGACTTGGGTTAGATCATTTCATTTGGCCCGTTTTAATTTCTCATCTTTGTTTCCTTTAAAGCTTCATTTATGTTATTAACCCATCAgccttgttttatttttcattccatttgggttattaatttaaattttggcttacaacatttaataaataattagcaacatataattattaacactcaatactaattatttattttgcccaaaaataatatttatcatcactaattaatttaattaaattcttaactcAACGAACCTTTTTCCTTATAATATCTTTAATTAgtattgcaattttttttaaaaaaaataagaagttagttaaaacttaaaactacttgttaaatatactaaaaataaaaaaacttgactctaatatttttttcccTTGTGTGTTGCCAAACCTTTTAAAGAAAGGTTCATTTGATTTGACCCCTTTTTATCACatttataatttgtttatttcCCATCACTAtccacactctctctctctctctcactctctctctctcttagagGAAGAAGCAATGGAAGAAGAAACACACACTCACACAAACACAAATCACGCAACCCCTGAACCCGAACCAGATACACCGATCCACTTTTCCGACCCGACCCATCACGACCTCGCTTTCCCCGCAGGTCTCACCCAAGAAGAATTCGAAACCCTAAAACCTTCAATCGCCAAGCACCACACATACCCACTCTCCGCCACGCGCCGCCAGTGCTCCTCCCTCCTCGCGCAGCGCATCCACGCGCCGCCGCACGCCGTCTGGTCCATCCTCCGCCGCTTCGACAAGCCCCAATCCTACAAGCACTTCATCAAGTCATGCCACGTCAGCGAAGACTTCCAGCTCGCCGTAGGCTGCACCCGCTACGTCGACGTCATATCCGGTTTACCGGCTAACACCAGTACCGAGAGGCTCGACGTGTTGGACGATGACCGACACGTCATCGGGTTCactattgttgggggtgagcACCGGTTGAGGAATTACCGGTCAGTTACTAGCGTTCACGGGTTCGAACATGATGGGAAGATCTGGACCGTTGTTTTGGAGTCGTACGTTGTGGACGTTCCAGAAGGGAACACCGAAGAGGATACTCGTCTGTTCTCGGATACAGTCGTTAAGCTAAACCTCCAGAAACTCGCGTCTGTCACCGAAGGGAAGATCACCGACGGTGACGGTAAGTAACACtttgaataattataaaaaaaaaatattcatgttaTGGAGTAAGGgggaaaaaagcaaaaaacaagtaaaaaaggTTCCATTGGTAATACGTTATTGGGGggaattatttttctttgtctGCTATTTTTGGGGAGTCATTTTGGgttatgattaaaattttttcctcttatgttgttgttgtaattttggatttttttttttgaatattcacATGTAATTGTAATTTTCTTCGTGTGAagatgataattaaaaatattagataataatttaattaaatttattaaattatttaataatttttaaatattaattttatataaaaataattgtactCAAATTTTTACTGTTAATTATTGGAATCACCCATGTATGTCTATTTTTAGCTTTGGTGGATTTGACTAGGATGTCCtttcccatgttggaacttgaTTCTTGTCTtaaaatagagagagaaaaaagaaagaaaagtaaaaaaaaaatggggTTATTTTTTTCTAGGAAAGGAAATGataataaagtatttatttattttgatcatTTAATGAACTGAACTTGTATAAATGCATTTGAATGTGTATTTTAGATATTGTTATGGTAAAAagtgtctcttttttttttcaattaaatacacaatcataatattttattaatacctCTTATTAGTAATTAGTAATGTAATTTTTCTTACCATTGTGGTTTAATAATTGCAAGATAGCTAGAAAGTAGACAAGAGTTCTGTTCTGGAATCAGTGAAATGATGCATGAATGAATGTCTTTTGGATTTGAAGGGCACTTTGGTCAACACATGTTGAGGCATCAAGTGTTGACTTATTACGGTCTATGGATGATCCATGATACTGATATTGATATGTTTCTACGAATAACCACTGTGTTGAAATGTGATATGATATGATTACAGGGCTTTCTTGTTAgttcaattaatattttttttttcgttatttATGTTATCTTTCTAGTTATTGCCGTTTCTCCCTAAGAAGATGCCCAATAAGATCTTCTTTATGCCTTGTTCTTCATTGGTGGAGAAATTTAAAATTGGGGATATTATGGCCAACCAAAAATTCTTGGAAAGTTATAGTTTCTACTTTGGGATGATGGAGTATTTGAGTCACTCACTTAAACTTTATAAATCTAAAAGATGGGCATGTGTAATAATATTGTCTCACtcttaaaattttgattatagTTCATaagcatttttttaaaatttagttgatAGGAATGAGataatagatatttttatttctattttgataatatttctttttataaatttatacacacacatatatattacCATATATGGCTGTTATAAGGAAGAAATTTTAAAGTAGAGGTCAAAGGCATGTTGAAAAAAGCGAGATGAAAAAAAATGCAATGGCTTTTAGTTTTAAcactaaattatattttgagtgactattcaatttgatttttaataattagCTTAAATACGTTTTTAGTCTCAACAAAAAAACTTGTTTTTATTACTTTGGtgcttgtaatttttttttagtaatactacacattcaaatttttttataaattaagttcaatcaaattaaataataagttttagaataatattagttataattaaattttgttatattagaccaatttaattatatttggtttataaaaagatttggatgtataatattatttttttatctaataaaatttaaaaagtatctTTTTTAGTCTATGTTATTAGAGTCCTATTCTCACAGCTATTCCATTttctttagaatttttttaatgacctaatattatatacatcacacaaatgaaaataaaaattcataaaactaATTATTTCGTCGATTTTCAAATTCCAACCACAACAAATCGAATGATGACAACTAAGTGGTCTATAGTCTATAGGGCTTGCATATTCTTGTGAATTTTTTGTCCCAAAAATTGAGACACTTTTTTATTTGGGCCCAATCTCGTTAACTTGAGAACTAACCACAGTGGCCCACTAAATTAGTTATCTAGcataactctttttttttaaatattttaagatatttatttattttttattttttacagtaTTCTTCAACCTAACAGGCCAAGAGTTATACATAAGGTGAGATTCGAACTTTTGACACTTGTTTAAATAGACTAGTGAACTAACTAttagaccaacccaacttggttaagatatatatttattgatacgaataaaatttaaataaaacgcTAACCAACTTGAGTTGGTCAAGTGGTCAAACTCACTCGTCAATTTAAGTAAGCGTCGCGGATTCGAATTCTATGTTATATATACAACAGCCCATCGAGTTGAACTGAAAGATAtcatagacaaaaaaaaaaaattaaataaaactaaactatTTAAGTTGATTTAGTAATTAGtttactaatatatttaaataagtgttaGGTTCTACCACTTGGGATTAGATTATGAATAAACATGGGactgattttttttgtcatcaCTATTTATTGTCCTCAATTAACATAACCTTTTATGTTTACCAGCACGTGATCTATTTGAATGGCAAATACCCTGTTAAGAGTTGTGAGTTAATGATTTCGTTAGATTTAGTCATTCTATACCTTTTGGTTGTCATGTCCAAAAAACtaaacttttttaatttgaaaaatgaaaacattCATACATCGCTTGCTCTAAAATAattattgtataatttttttgtcaattaaaacaaaatcttgAATAGATGCTCCTATTGTCACATATGCATGATGatgttatttaatttggttAATTAGATGAACTTACTTCTATGTCATTATATCTGTTGAATTttgtgatattttttttgtcgAATTTATTTCAAGCTAAATAAAAAGATCTTAATATCTTACAttattttctagaatttttaaaCTTCTACATTTTTAAGCAGAAGAAGATTTGTAAGTTTATTGCGTATCTACCATTTTACCAATGAGAAATCTTTAAAGTGAAGCATATTGTAAAAACATTATTTAACTAAGGATGATAAAAATATCCGACCAATGTGGAGTATAGAAGTTTTTTCATTGATCGATcaatttaatatgttttatcGGTCAAATCGCACAATTAATAGTCCTAATTTGAAATATGCTAAAGGTATTATCTTGCTACTCATTATTCTTAAacattttttgaattattaaatggatataaaataaattctgatctgttttaattaatattctaaGACAACAATTATATCCATTTATATGTAATATTGATTATTGCATTCATTATATTTATTCCGTTAATTATTACGTACTATAGTATTCAAGAGAATGtttaagatgaataataaagtaatattatatttttgcttttccataatataatatctttggtctatttcaaaaaatatttcttctgTTTTAAAATAACtgtattttaactttttttgaaatattaaagAAATCAATGTACTTAAACACAAAGTAAGTCTaactatattaatttttagtgtatAAAAAAGTCAAAgggatatttatttaaaattaagcgAGTAATAATTAGAAATGTTCATCAATCGGATTTAATTTACACATCTACTGTATTTATCTGAATTCGATCCGAAAATTATGGATATTGATTCGATCCGCACACTAACAAGATTGGATTGGGACTTTAGGTAAGCATCCGCATatccacaaaaataaataaatattctttttatgttttatttcaatttaataattatcgtatatgttgtattattttatttttataatttaaaaaaatatttaataatattttaagagtagaaaaaagaattttattgatattctttaataaaaataaattctaaaaatatttttatattttgcggATATATTGATATTTGATGCGATTGTATGAATTGAATCCAAATTTATAAACCGTGAATATTGGATCTAATATGATCCGATGATTTTAGTATGAACTGGATCAAAATTTGTCATATTCAATTTTAT is part of the Arachis duranensis cultivar V14167 chromosome 1, aradu.V14167.gnm2.J7QH, whole genome shotgun sequence genome and encodes:
- the LOC127744732 gene encoding abscisic acid receptor PYR1-like isoform X1, whose protein sequence is MEEETHTHTNTNHATPEPEPDTPIHFSDPTHHDLAFPAGLTQEEFETLKPSIAKHHTYPLSATRRQCSSLLAQRIHAPPHAVWSILRRFDKPQSYKHFIKSCHVSEDFQLAVGCTRYVDVISGLPANTSTERLDVLDDDRHVIGFTIVGGEHRLRNYRSVTSVHGFEHDGKIWTVVLESYVVDVPEGNTEEDTRLFSDTVVKLNLQKLASVTEGKITDGDARK
- the LOC127744732 gene encoding abscisic acid receptor PYR1-like isoform X2 encodes the protein MEEETHTHTNTNHATPEPEPDTPIHFSDPTHHDLAFPAGLTQEEFETLKPSIAKHHTYPLSATRRQCSSLLAQRIHAPPHAVWSILRRFDKPQSYKHFIKSCHVSEDFQLAVGCTRYVDVISGLPANTSTERLDVLDDDRHVIGFTIVGGEHRLRNYRSVTSVHGFEHDGKIWTVVLESYVVDVPEGNTEEDTRLFSDTVVKLNLQKLASVTEGKITDGDDS